The Cloacibacterium caeni region AAAGACAATTGGCTTTAGAAAGAGAAAAAATAAAAGCAGCGGAAGCATTAAAACCATCAGCAGAAACGCCTCAAAATGCACAACCAACAAATGCTGAGGAAAATAAAAACGATGACGATATTTCTAAATATATGCCGAAAGAGTAAAATTTATTGAGTTCACAATTTATTTACATATTTTCACATTTATGTAATCCCAATTAAACATAAAGTTTGTCATTCCGAAGGAATCTAAATTTTCTTTGTTGAGATGCTTCCAGCATGACAAACTATGTGTGTATTTTTTAAATTTTTTGATTAGCAGATTTAAATTTTACATGAATTTATCTTATACCCTCTAAAAATTTATAACAAAATCCTCCAGAATGTTCTGAAGGGTTTTTTAGTTAATAAGTATCATAATATAAACCACAATAATTACGGCTAGAGGAAATAAAGAGAGATAAAACTCACCTTTGCCTTTTTTATAAGCAAAAAAAGAGCTGATAATTGAAGAAATAATAAATAATGGAAATATTATTTCTATTGTGAGATGTTTTCTCAGAATAAAATATATAAAAATCGGAATTAATAAAATTCCTTTATAAAAATATTCATTATTAAAGATAGATTTATTCATTATTTTAAAATTAAATTACTTACTCAAAGCATACACCGCAAAACTAGCCAACCAATGGTCGCCACCATAATTTCCTTTAAAAACCAATGGTAAAGCATTTTCTAAAAATTTAGCGGAAGTTTCCTCGAAATGCTTTTTGTGTCGGTGATTTTTAGGTAAAACTTGAGCAATATTTTTCATACACCAACTTCTAGTAAAACTTAAACCAACCAAATGAACGGTTTGATAATCATTAATATCCGAAATTACAGGAATCTGTGAAATATTCTCAATACTTCTCTTTTCGTAGAATTTATTAAACCATTTTACATATTCATCTTGCGGAAGAATTCTGGTCATCAAATCAGCGATTTCTAAACTTGGCGAGAAGAAATCACTTCCGTCTGGTTCCAGATATGCAGGCGTTTTTTCGTCTTTTAGATAGAAATATTTTGCTTTTTCGATGAGTTGGTTTTCAAAATCTTTTTCGCCAACCGTTCTTGCCCAATCTATGGCAAAACTTAGTGCAAATGCAGTGTTGGGATGAACTCCTGTTCTATTGGGATACGTTTGTTTCGGTAAATATTCTTTCCACAATTTTACGATTTCATCAGTGAGAGGTTTTAAATTTTGATGCCAAATTTTCGCTTGTGGATTTTCCCAACTCGCCAATTCTGCATCTAATTGAAGCAACCAAGCCCAACCGTAAGTTCTCTCAAAACCTTTAGCTACTTGATATTTACTGAAATATTCTGCTTCGGCTTTTATTTTATCGGCTTGAAAAGAACCTTCCAAAATTTTTACAATTTCTTCTTTATTTTTGAGAAAAGGTTTGTCTTTGAGTAGTTTTACGAGCATCCAATGTCCATGAACTGATGAATGCCAGTCAAAACAGCCATAAAAACTAGGGTGTAATTCTTTGGGAGTCAGTTTTACATCTATTTCATTATTGATAACATGTGCGGTTTTATTGGGGTATTCTTGATTGATGCAATGCACTGGTTTTTCAGATAATTGAAATGCGATTTCATCAGTAAGCGTGGGAACTTGCGCTGAAAGATTCAAGGAAAACAAAACGACTAAAAGACTTAATTTTTTCATTGAATAAATGTATAAAAATTTAATAAATAGGAAAACAAAAAGTCGAACAATTGCTTGTCCGACTTTCATATTTTGAAAAGAATTTGCCAATTATTTTTTAGCAATACTTCTAGAAATTACAATTTTCTGAATTTCTGAAGTTCCTTCGTAAATCTGAGTGATTTTAGCATCACGCATCATTCTTTCTACGTGATATTCTTTTACATAACCATAACCACCGTGAACTTGTACTGCTTCAATGGTAGTATCCATCGCTACTTGAGAAGCGTATAGTTTTGCCATTGCTCCAGATTCTGAAATATCTAGACCTGCATCTTTTTCAGCAGCAGCTTTGTAACAAAGCATTCTTGCCGCCATAATATTCACGTGCATATCTGCTAATTTGAAAGCAATTGCTTGGTGATTGATGATTTCTGTACCGAAAGCTTTTCTTTCTTTAGCATATTTTAGCGCCAATTCATAAGCTCCAGAAGCAATACCTAAAGCTTGAGAAGCAATACCAATTCTACCACCATTCAAAACAGCCATGGCAAAATTGAAACCAAATCCATCTTCACCAATTCTGTTTTCCTTAGGAACTTTTACATCGGTAAACATTAATGAATGTGTATCAGAACCTCTGATTCCTAATTTTTCTTCTTTTTTACCAATTACGAAACCTTCCCAACCTT contains the following coding sequences:
- a CDS encoding DUF2891 domain-containing protein → MKKLSLLVVLFSLNLSAQVPTLTDEIAFQLSEKPVHCINQEYPNKTAHVINNEIDVKLTPKELHPSFYGCFDWHSSVHGHWMLVKLLKDKPFLKNKEEIVKILEGSFQADKIKAEAEYFSKYQVAKGFERTYGWAWLLQLDAELASWENPQAKIWHQNLKPLTDEIVKLWKEYLPKQTYPNRTGVHPNTAFALSFAIDWARTVGEKDFENQLIEKAKYFYLKDEKTPAYLEPDGSDFFSPSLEIADLMTRILPQDEYVKWFNKFYEKRSIENISQIPVISDINDYQTVHLVGLSFTRSWCMKNIAQVLPKNHRHKKHFEETSAKFLENALPLVFKGNYGGDHWLASFAVYALSK
- a CDS encoding acyl-CoA dehydrogenase; translation: MDFNLTEEQLMIQQAARDFAQTELLPGVIERDNEQKFPYEQVKKMGELGFLGMMVDQKYGGAGMDSVSYVLAMEEIAKVDASAAVVMSVNNSLVCAGLEKFASEEQKQKYLVPLAKGEVIGAFALSEPEAGSDATSQKTTAIDMGDHYLLNGTKNWITNGGNAQYYIVIAQTDVEKKHKGINAFIVEKGWEGFVIGKKEEKLGIRGSDTHSLMFTDVKVPKENRIGEDGFGFNFAMAVLNGGRIGIASQALGIASGAYELALKYAKERKAFGTEIINHQAIAFKLADMHVNIMAARMLCYKAAAEKDAGLDISESGAMAKLYASQVAMDTTIEAVQVHGGYGYVKEYHVERMMRDAKITQIYEGTSEIQKIVISRSIAKK